From a single Sinomonas atrocyanea genomic region:
- a CDS encoding multifunctional oxoglutarate decarboxylase/oxoglutarate dehydrogenase thiamine pyrophosphate-binding subunit/dihydrolipoyllysine-residue succinyltransferase subunit yields MPELPTHRLPEEFGGNEWLVDELYEQYQQNKNSVDAKWWPLFESFDSDSGHTSNGTAKGPAVDTLTRQIPAVKAPAAPAQPPAAQPAAPAAPSPAPAAQPAPAAPKQGAAPAPKQPEAAPKKGAAAVVRDGARPSTTGLIPAQLPKTAKDETIEEDVVSTLRGPAKAIATNMVQSLEVPTATTVRAVPAKLLMDQRVVINNHLTRVRGGKVSFTHLIGYAVIRALKLMPSMNVSYDVVDGKPVAIQHAHVNFGIAIDLPKPDGSRLLVVPNIKKAETLNFSDFWHTYEDLIKRARDGKLTADDYAGTTVSLTNPGGIGTVHSVPRLSKGQAAIIGVGALEYPAEFQGASEKILALQAVGKIITLTSTYDHRVIQGAGSGEFLRIVHQLLLGEQGFYDEIFESLRIPYEPVRWSPDLQVNPEDAINKVARIQQLIHAFRVRGHLMADTNPLEYVQRRHPDLDVLTYGLTLWDLDREWPTGGFGGKPKMKFRDILGVLRDAYCRTTGIEYMHLQEPAERKWFQDELEHPYKKPSREEQLRIVSRLNAAEAFETFLQTKFVGQKRFSLEGGESLIPLLDATLSEAAEDGLDEVAIGMAHRGRLNVLTNIAGKTYAQVFREFEGTQDPKSVQGSGDVKYHLGTEGTFTAENGKQTKVYLAANPSHLEAVDPVLEGIVRAKQDRLDRGEAFPVLPILVHGDAAFAGQGVVAETLNLSQLRGYRTGGTIHIVVNNQVGFTTSPSASRSSVYSTDVAKMVQAPVFHVNGDDPEAVVRVAQMAYRFRQRFHKDVVIDLVCYRRRGHNEGDDPSMTQPMMYNLIEAKRSVRKLYTESLIGRGDITQEEAEQLLRDYQERLERVFAETHAAQTSPIPIVTGDAKAVSDLERPLAQQEDDAAGASQRSTAISAETLARIGQAHVAIPEDFAVHPKLKQLLERREQMSREGGIDWGFGEIAAFGSLIAEGVPVRLAGQDSRRGTFVQRHAVFHDRSNGDEWTPLAHLSEDQAKLAIYDSSLSEYAALGFEYGYSVERPDTLVAWEAQFGDFVNGAQTIIDEFISSAEQKWGQRSSLVMLLPHGYEGQGPDHSSARIERFLQLCAEQNMIVAQPSTPASHFHLLRRQAYSRPRKPLIVFTPKQLLRLKAAASTVEDFTSGTFRPVLGEHEQLDASAVDRVVLVSGRLYYDLLAARTKAKDTRTAIIRVEQLYPLPEEEIKAELEKYPNAELIWAQDEPANQGPWMYMAVRLIPSLRRELRLVSRAASAATSAGSMKRHSAEGDVLVREVFAR; encoded by the coding sequence GTGCCAGAACTGCCAACCCACCGCCTGCCCGAGGAATTCGGCGGCAACGAGTGGCTTGTGGACGAGCTCTACGAGCAGTACCAGCAGAACAAGAACTCCGTGGACGCCAAGTGGTGGCCGCTGTTCGAGTCCTTCGACTCGGACAGCGGCCACACGTCCAACGGCACGGCGAAGGGGCCGGCCGTTGACACGCTGACCCGGCAGATTCCGGCCGTCAAGGCTCCCGCGGCGCCTGCCCAGCCCCCGGCGGCCCAGCCCGCAGCCCCGGCGGCCCCGTCTCCGGCCCCGGCAGCCCAGCCCGCGCCGGCGGCGCCGAAGCAGGGTGCTGCACCGGCCCCGAAGCAGCCGGAGGCGGCCCCGAAGAAGGGCGCCGCCGCCGTCGTGCGCGACGGTGCCCGTCCCTCCACGACCGGCCTGATCCCCGCCCAGCTGCCCAAGACGGCCAAGGACGAGACGATCGAGGAGGACGTCGTCTCGACGCTGCGCGGCCCCGCCAAGGCCATCGCGACGAACATGGTCCAGAGCCTCGAGGTCCCCACGGCGACGACCGTGCGCGCGGTGCCCGCGAAGCTCCTGATGGACCAGCGCGTCGTCATCAACAACCACCTCACGCGGGTGCGCGGCGGCAAGGTCTCCTTCACGCACCTCATCGGCTACGCCGTGATCCGCGCGCTCAAGCTCATGCCGTCGATGAACGTCTCCTACGACGTGGTGGACGGCAAGCCGGTCGCGATCCAGCACGCGCACGTGAACTTCGGGATCGCGATCGACCTGCCCAAGCCGGACGGCAGCCGCCTGCTCGTGGTGCCGAACATCAAGAAGGCCGAGACCCTCAACTTCTCGGACTTCTGGCACACCTACGAGGACCTCATCAAGCGGGCCCGCGACGGCAAGCTCACGGCCGACGACTACGCCGGCACGACCGTCTCGCTGACCAACCCGGGCGGCATCGGCACGGTCCACTCGGTTCCGCGCCTCTCCAAGGGCCAGGCGGCGATCATCGGCGTCGGCGCGCTCGAGTACCCGGCCGAGTTCCAGGGCGCCTCGGAGAAGATCCTCGCGCTCCAGGCCGTCGGCAAGATCATCACGCTGACCTCCACCTACGACCACCGCGTCATCCAGGGCGCCGGCTCGGGCGAGTTCCTCCGGATCGTGCACCAGCTCCTGCTGGGCGAGCAGGGCTTCTACGACGAGATCTTCGAGTCGCTGCGCATCCCCTACGAGCCGGTGCGCTGGAGCCCCGACCTCCAGGTCAACCCCGAGGACGCCATCAACAAGGTGGCGCGCATCCAGCAGCTCATCCACGCCTTCCGCGTGCGCGGGCACCTCATGGCGGACACCAACCCGCTCGAGTACGTCCAGCGCCGGCACCCGGACCTCGACGTGCTGACCTACGGCCTGACGCTGTGGGACCTCGACCGCGAGTGGCCCACCGGCGGTTTCGGCGGCAAGCCGAAGATGAAGTTCCGCGACATCCTCGGCGTGCTCCGCGACGCGTACTGCCGCACCACGGGCATCGAGTACATGCACCTGCAGGAGCCCGCCGAGCGCAAGTGGTTCCAGGACGAGCTCGAGCACCCGTACAAGAAGCCCAGCCGCGAGGAGCAGCTGCGCATCGTGTCCCGGCTCAACGCGGCCGAGGCCTTCGAGACGTTCCTGCAGACCAAGTTCGTCGGCCAGAAGCGCTTCTCCCTCGAGGGCGGCGAGTCCCTCATCCCGCTGCTCGACGCGACGCTGTCCGAGGCGGCGGAGGACGGCCTCGACGAGGTCGCGATCGGCATGGCCCACCGCGGCCGCCTCAACGTCCTGACGAACATCGCCGGCAAGACCTACGCCCAGGTGTTCCGCGAGTTCGAGGGCACCCAGGACCCCAAGAGCGTCCAGGGCTCCGGCGACGTGAAGTACCACCTCGGCACCGAGGGGACGTTCACCGCGGAGAACGGCAAGCAGACCAAGGTCTACCTCGCCGCCAACCCCTCGCACCTCGAGGCTGTCGACCCCGTCCTCGAGGGCATCGTCCGCGCCAAGCAGGACCGCCTCGACCGGGGCGAGGCGTTCCCGGTGCTGCCGATCCTGGTCCACGGCGACGCCGCGTTCGCCGGCCAGGGCGTCGTGGCGGAGACGCTGAACCTCTCCCAGCTGCGCGGCTACCGCACGGGCGGCACGATCCACATCGTGGTCAACAACCAGGTCGGCTTCACGACCTCGCCCTCGGCCTCCCGCTCGTCGGTGTACTCCACCGACGTGGCGAAGATGGTCCAGGCGCCGGTGTTCCACGTCAACGGCGACGACCCCGAGGCCGTGGTCCGCGTGGCGCAGATGGCCTACCGGTTCCGGCAGCGGTTCCACAAGGACGTCGTCATCGACCTCGTGTGCTACCGCCGCCGCGGCCACAACGAGGGCGACGACCCCTCGATGACCCAGCCGATGATGTACAACCTCATCGAGGCGAAGCGCTCGGTCCGCAAGCTCTACACCGAGAGCCTGATCGGCCGTGGGGACATCACGCAGGAAGAGGCGGAGCAGCTCCTGCGCGACTACCAGGAGCGCCTCGAGCGCGTCTTCGCCGAGACCCACGCGGCCCAGACCTCGCCGATCCCGATCGTCACGGGCGACGCGAAGGCCGTCTCGGACCTCGAGCGTCCCCTCGCCCAGCAGGAGGACGACGCCGCGGGCGCCTCGCAGCGCTCGACCGCGATCAGCGCGGAGACGCTGGCGCGGATCGGCCAGGCCCACGTCGCGATTCCCGAAGACTTCGCCGTCCACCCCAAGCTCAAGCAGCTCCTCGAGCGGCGCGAGCAGATGTCCCGCGAGGGCGGCATCGACTGGGGCTTCGGCGAGATCGCGGCGTTCGGCTCGCTCATCGCCGAGGGCGTCCCCGTCCGGCTCGCCGGGCAGGACTCCCGCCGCGGCACGTTCGTGCAGCGCCACGCGGTGTTCCACGACCGCAGCAACGGCGACGAGTGGACTCCCCTGGCTCACCTGTCCGAGGACCAGGCCAAGCTCGCGATCTACGACTCCTCCCTGTCGGAGTACGCGGCCCTCGGCTTCGAGTACGGGTACTCGGTGGAGCGCCCGGACACGCTCGTGGCCTGGGAGGCCCAGTTCGGCGACTTCGTCAACGGCGCCCAGACGATCATCGACGAGTTCATCTCCTCGGCCGAGCAGAAGTGGGGCCAGCGCAGCTCGCTCGTCATGCTCCTGCCCCACGGCTACGAGGGCCAGGGCCCGGACCACTCCTCTGCGCGCATCGAGCGCTTCCTGCAGCTGTGCGCCGAGCAGAACATGATCGTCGCCCAGCCCAGCACGCCGGCGTCGCACTTCCACCTGCTGCGCCGCCAGGCGTACAGCCGCCCGCGCAAGCCGCTCATCGTCTTCACGCCGAAGCAGCTGCTTCGCCTGAAGGCCGCGGCCTCGACCGTCGAGGACTTCACCTCGGGCACGTTCCGTCCCGTCCTCGGCGAGCACGAGCAGCTGGACGCGAGCGCCGTGGACCGCGTGGTCCTCGTCTCCGGACGCCTGTACTACGACCTGCTGGCCGCCCGCACCAAGGCGAAGGACACGCGGACGGCGATCATCCGGGTCGAGCAGCTCTACCCGCTGCCCGAGGAGGAGATCAAGGCGGAGCTCGAGAAGTACCCGAACGCCGAGCTGATCTGGGCTCAGGACGAGCCGGCCAACCAGGGCCCGTGGATGTACATGGCCGTGCGCCTCATCCCGTCGCTCCGGCGCGAGCTGCGGCTCGTCTCGCGTGCCGCCTCGGCCGCGACGAGCGCGGGCTCGATGAAGCGCCACTCGGCCGAGGGCGACGTCCTCGTCCGCGAGGTGTTCGCGCGCTGA